In Leptospira ellinghausenii, the following proteins share a genomic window:
- a CDS encoding O-antigen ligase family protein, whose amino-acid sequence MIYRLYRSFLALSIISCALSVSLSQLFLLLSFVFFLFLDGKPKLSSQIVKILFIFYLWQIVTVLYHFAGEGFDVTSIKHAFRDEMKDIFLVTAFVSVQGIKKEDRTYLYKSFFIFSILIVISGFISIFSMTRLSRLISDLYKTSSSWPYQHHYGNIGKLNIYLPIGLMNTHLTFGGLLAFIFPGFVFRLYDSWYNKSSKTKITIDAVLLLLVSIVFLFNNARSSLFGTLVSVLFGIYILIFIDKDISKKVIKRTSFAIFAFLILLFIGYLSTNAVKRVVDPLFGGEKHTDSGRTFIWDSTFPLIEANPIFGIGSGNYQKEIEVSRKTKEKENRELAFFYEVTQRGHAHNDYFHLTAIFGFPQTVFYLFLFGSILYIHLNQNIPKQIRFMTYGLVGFFFSGLLQCYFQDDEVLIVFYFLLGYLNLYTEENLNILQSKENEESRTDT is encoded by the coding sequence ATGATTTACCGACTCTATCGTTCGTTTCTTGCCTTGTCCATCATTTCCTGTGCCCTTTCTGTTTCTCTTAGCCAACTTTTCTTATTGTTATCTTTTGTTTTTTTCCTTTTCCTCGACGGAAAACCCAAACTCTCAAGCCAAATTGTCAAAATTCTTTTTATTTTTTACCTCTGGCAAATTGTAACTGTTTTGTATCATTTCGCTGGTGAAGGTTTTGATGTTACATCCATCAAACATGCATTCCGCGATGAAATGAAAGATATCTTTTTAGTAACTGCTTTTGTATCCGTGCAAGGAATCAAAAAAGAAGATAGGACTTATTTGTATAAATCGTTCTTTATATTTTCAATACTAATTGTTATCTCTGGATTTATTTCTATCTTTTCGATGACTCGTTTGTCTAGGCTTATCTCTGATTTGTACAAAACATCTAGTTCTTGGCCGTACCAACACCATTACGGTAACATTGGAAAACTAAATATTTATCTTCCTATTGGACTCATGAATACCCATTTGACTTTTGGTGGACTGCTCGCATTTATTTTCCCAGGTTTTGTCTTTCGTTTATACGATTCTTGGTATAATAAATCATCAAAAACCAAAATCACAATCGATGCGGTATTACTTCTTCTTGTCTCCATTGTATTTTTATTTAATAATGCAAGATCTTCTTTATTCGGAACACTCGTAAGTGTTCTGTTTGGAATTTATATTCTCATTTTTATCGACAAAGACATTTCCAAAAAAGTGATCAAACGAACCAGTTTCGCCATTTTTGCTTTTTTGATTCTCCTTTTTATCGGATACCTAAGTACAAATGCTGTCAAACGAGTCGTCGATCCGTTGTTTGGCGGAGAAAAACATACGGATTCAGGTAGAACATTTATTTGGGACTCAACGTTTCCACTGATTGAGGCAAATCCTATTTTTGGGATTGGTTCAGGAAATTACCAAAAGGAAATCGAAGTTTCTAGAAAAACGAAAGAAAAAGAAAACCGAGAACTCGCTTTTTTTTATGAAGTGACACAAAGAGGTCATGCACATAACGATTACTTTCATTTAACAGCCATATTTGGATTCCCGCAAACCGTATTTTATTTGTTTTTGTTTGGTAGCATTTTATACATTCATTTAAACCAAAACATACCAAAACAAATTCGATTTATGACCTATGGACTTGTTGGATTTTTCTTTTCTGGTTTATTACAATGTTACTTCCAAGACGATGAAGTTCTGATTGTATTTTATTTTTTACTAGGATATCTAAACTTATACACAGAAGAAAATTTGAATATATTACAATCTAAAGAAAATGAAGAAAGTAGGACCGATACATGA
- a CDS encoding glycoside hydrolase family 5 protein encodes MTLKKLSPQGEWFVDEFGRKVILRGVNLGGDTKVPYPNGGTQFPTDFSDHKEVSFIGRPFPLEEADTHFTRLKLWGFNALRLLTTWEAVEHKGPNQYDEAYLDYFTEIVRLAGEYGFYVFIDFHQDVWSRMTGGDGAPGWIFEKLGIDYKKLSEADAAIVMQRAYDYSIPGIRQEDNYPTMCWSQNYRYAGNGILWTLFFGGKDFAPNFLIDGKNVQDYLQDHYLGCMIQIAERVKQFDFVLGFDSLNEPGKGFIGRAMNDRGLINKEEDPSKPGLAWSPIDALFSSHGHSIDLPYLTLKVWKGGFVPTKTVTVNQNQISIWLPESPGDPFQLEGAYTITKDGTPFIEKNDFFQKVNGKEIDFDRDYLIPFMRSVGKTIQAIRSDWMVFIEREASDAFTHPHLNGEVPKLSVNAAHWYDILTLLFKTFLYPIAIDTLTKRPVFGKSGIEAMYIRQLTRIKNTADSVPGKIPSLVGEFGIPFDLQGGKAYKEWKKGNHSPKIWKRHVMALDAMYNAMDKLFLSNTLWNYTASNQNDLMVGDGWNQEDLSIFSLDQIIPGSDPDVYGGGGRAIEGFCRPYAARIQGTPTKMEYNLDAREFILEWDSDVSIKNPTLIKLPRFVYPNGVQIVLSNAEKISETNGELTVKGNGGKSSVTVKPL; translated from the coding sequence ATGACATTAAAAAAATTATCTCCCCAAGGTGAATGGTTTGTTGATGAGTTTGGAAGAAAAGTAATCCTTCGCGGTGTAAACTTAGGTGGCGATACGAAAGTTCCGTACCCAAATGGCGGAACCCAATTTCCAACCGATTTTTCAGATCACAAGGAAGTGAGTTTTATAGGACGGCCTTTTCCTTTAGAAGAAGCCGATACCCATTTTACTAGATTAAAACTTTGGGGATTTAATGCCTTACGATTGTTAACCACATGGGAAGCAGTGGAACACAAAGGCCCAAACCAATATGATGAGGCTTATTTAGATTATTTTACAGAAATCGTTCGGTTGGCAGGTGAATACGGATTTTACGTTTTTATCGATTTTCACCAAGATGTTTGGTCAAGAATGACTGGCGGAGATGGTGCTCCTGGTTGGATTTTTGAAAAGTTAGGAATCGATTACAAAAAACTATCGGAAGCGGATGCTGCAATTGTAATGCAACGCGCGTATGATTATTCCATTCCAGGCATTCGGCAAGAAGATAATTATCCAACGATGTGTTGGTCACAAAACTATCGTTATGCTGGAAATGGAATTTTGTGGACTTTATTTTTTGGAGGAAAGGACTTTGCTCCCAATTTCCTCATCGATGGGAAAAATGTCCAAGATTACTTGCAAGACCACTACCTTGGTTGTATGATTCAAATTGCAGAAAGAGTCAAACAATTTGATTTTGTTTTGGGTTTTGATTCTTTAAATGAACCTGGCAAGGGATTTATCGGTCGTGCCATGAATGATCGTGGACTTATCAATAAAGAAGAAGACCCATCCAAACCTGGACTTGCTTGGTCCCCTATTGATGCATTATTCTCTTCCCATGGCCATTCCATTGACTTACCTTACCTTACTCTTAAAGTTTGGAAAGGTGGTTTTGTTCCTACAAAAACAGTTACGGTTAACCAAAACCAAATTTCGATTTGGTTACCTGAATCACCAGGGGATCCTTTCCAATTAGAAGGTGCTTATACCATCACTAAAGATGGAACTCCTTTCATCGAAAAAAATGATTTTTTCCAAAAGGTGAATGGTAAAGAAATAGATTTTGATAGAGACTATTTGATTCCATTTATGCGATCTGTTGGGAAAACGATCCAAGCCATTAGAAGTGATTGGATGGTCTTCATTGAACGAGAAGCATCAGACGCATTCACTCATCCACACTTAAATGGAGAAGTTCCCAAACTATCAGTGAACGCTGCGCATTGGTATGATATCCTTACACTTTTATTCAAAACGTTTTTGTATCCGATTGCAATTGATACACTTACCAAACGACCAGTATTCGGGAAGTCAGGGATTGAGGCCATGTATATACGCCAACTAACAAGAATTAAAAATACAGCTGATTCAGTTCCAGGTAAAATTCCAAGTCTTGTAGGAGAATTTGGAATCCCATTTGATTTGCAAGGTGGGAAAGCATACAAGGAATGGAAAAAAGGGAATCATTCTCCTAAAATCTGGAAACGCCATGTCATGGCATTGGATGCAATGTACAATGCCATGGACAAACTTTTTTTATCTAACACACTTTGGAACTATACCGCTTCCAATCAAAATGATTTAATGGTTGGTGATGGTTGGAACCAAGAAGATCTAAGCATCTTCTCCCTTGACCAGATCATCCCAGGCTCAGACCCAGATGTTTATGGTGGCGGAGGAAGGGCCATTGAAGGATTTTGTCGACCTTATGCTGCCAGAATCCAGGGGACTCCAACCAAGATGGAATACAATTTAGATGCAAGAGAATTCATTTTGGAATGGGATTCAGATGTTTCCATAAAAAATCCAACTTTGATCAAATTACCAAGATTCGTTTACCCAAATGGCGTACAAATTGTACTTTCTAATGCAGAAAAAATTTCCGAAACTAATGGAGAATTAACAGTCAAAGGAAATGGAGGGAAATCCTCGGTTACTGTTAAGCCATTATGA